The Sorex araneus isolate mSorAra2 chromosome X, mSorAra2.pri, whole genome shotgun sequence DNA segment CACAGAGCATAGTATATACACAACCCAAGAGAAATCATTCTCAGATttctcatgtaattttttttttctttttcggccacacctggcgatgcacagtggttactcctggcttatgcattcaAAAactacccctgtcggtgctcggggatgatatgggatgctgggaatcaaaccccagtcgtctttgtgcaaggcaaacgccctacctgctgtgctattgctccagccccagaagtcatGTAATGTTTTATAAGCATTTTCTAAAGCAGCTCTCTGCCACTTAAAGAATTAATCACATAGTTGTATTAAAGGCTGCATTACCCTGCCCAGGCTATTCTGTGGGCTCCCTTTCCCACCATTACTCTTTCCAAATAAACTTTCTCTTGAACTTTCTATGTTACCCCTATCTACTACGTTTCCTCTACTCTCTCGTGGTCTCTCATTATAAATCACTCCATCAATTATGAACAAAAAAGGATGCctgagtgggggaaaaaaaactttttccagCTGATGTTCTTATATATGCCTTAGCAACTTGAGTATGACTAAGTTCACTGGCCTAAAAATTTAACAGTAACAATGCTCGATCCTGATTATCTTAGTCCATTTGGATTCCTGTGGCTAAAATACCATACTCTGTGTCTTATAAGCAGtagaaacttatttttaacaattCTGAAGACCATAAATTCACTGATAAAGAACTAACTGATTGGGTTGGGGCCAATTCCTGATTTACAGATAGCCATCTTCTTATATGTGTCCGTATTTGGTTGAAAGAATGCAGGAACTCTATAAGATCTCTTTTGTTGATGATTTTGGGGGGGCAAatatggcactgctcagggcttactcctggttctgcactctttCCCATCCCCAGGGACTCTCCCAAAGGCACTGGTCTCATTCCTGAGGGTTCCACTCGTGACCTATGTATGAATAGTTTTGATATTGAGGTAATTAGTGAAATAGAAAAAGCAAGATTAATTTATTGGCTTTTCTGTAGATGTTATAATGTTAAATTAGTACATTTTCTGCATATGAATTATTGGATATGTTtgatttatgaaaatgaaaacctCCTACCAGAGCGTGTTTAAGTAACTCTGCAGGTTTATTGCTACATTCACAGATGTTATTGCAACCGATAAAGAAGAAGTTGCTTTCAAGGACCTGGATGTGGCTATTCTTGTCGGCTCTATGCCAAGAAGGGATGGCATGGAGAGAAAAGATTTGCTGAAAGCAAATGTGAAAATCTTCAAGTGCCAGGGTGCAGCACTGGACAAATACGCCAAGAAGTCAGTTAAGGTGACCAATAGAGTTCTTACGTGATTTTTCATTTGCAGCATTTAAGTTAAACCAAATTGTTGGCCTTTTTTGCTTGATGACTCTCTGGGGGCTCTACAGTAGAAAATGacattcagaggtgctcaggaatactTTGCTGATtcctgtggcactgtagcactgtcgtccccttgttcatcaatttgttcgagcgggcaccagtaacatctccaagctaccgagaatatcccacctgcatgacagagcctggcaagctacctgtggcatatttgatatgccaaaaaacagtcacaacaagtctcacaatggagacgttactgctgatTCCTGTGGCGTGAAATTAATACTAATGTATAAACTTGGAGAATGTATAGGACTCTGTTGCTTTTTATCTGCATGAGAACATTTGCACAGAAACTTGGATTTATATGTATGGTTGTGCAGTGTGATGACTGCAGGAAACAATGGCTTGCGAATGCTCAGATTTTCTCAATTTAGTGTTATTTAAAAACacttaacttttaaataatttctgaatTAGCCTTAATGTTGTAATGAGGCCTCCTTTAGCCAGTTAACTCAAGAAAGAAGTAAGCTGATTGTTTCACTAACTTGAGACACTTTCCTCCCTATTCTAACTTCAAGAAATGGTAAGTTTTTTATAAAATACTGAAAGTGGCCAATTATATTTCACTGGCATCTAAATGTTTGCTCTCTGTGTAATTACtaactttattttctataatcattaacaaaaatgaatagaaatgtaCAGGTCTCTTAGAAAAGGATTATAAGGTTACTTGGACTGTCGAAATGCAGGCTTGGACTAATCACCCCTTGACCAGAAGTGTTCTTGTTTGAGGAAGTAAACATCAGCATTGGACTACTTAAGTGCATTGGCTTGTCATGTTTGCCACTTGCTCCAAATTgggcccccaaaaaagcaaaggatAGAATGaattgtgggggggggcacagaacAAGCGGAAGAAATTATGTAAATTGAAGAATCTGGATAAAGAGGGTGTGGGACAACAGCTAATTagtgagagagaacagaagggaatgccctgccatagtggcagggtggggtggggagagatgggattggggagggtgggagggatgctgggtttactggtggtggagaatgggcactgctgaagggatgggttctcgaactttgtatgagggaaacatgagcacaaaaatgtgtaaatctgtaactgtaccctcacagtgattcactaattaaaaataaataaattttttaaaaaaaaagagggtatgGGAGTTAGTCCTTGTAATATTTCTAAAGCTTTTCTGCAAGTATGATATTATTTCATGGTAAGTTTTGTTTTCTAAAGAATTTCGTAAAGAAtcttaaaacttaaatttatgtATACTCTTTTCTATACTGTGTTATAAATTCATTGTATCATATATCTTCCCCCAAAGAAGTATCAGGAAGTGCTTTCTCCTAAAGATTGATTCAGTACGTGCATAGTGGATGGGACCTAGCTCATAATTTATATTATAGCATATATCCAGTTAATTTTTGAAAGTATGCAATGTTGCAAAAAGCACTTTGAATTCTAAAGTGTTGATTAAACTAAGTTCTGTGAATCAATCAAACCCCgagttaaaaaaacacaaaacttgtGTTTTGTGACAAGTGAATCAATAAGTACTCTGTTTTGGAAACACAAAGATCTTTGGGAAAACCTCAATACCTCAGGTCTTAGTACCTGAATAATGACACCTGGAAAATGACATGTATATAATAGTTGCTTTGTTAAATGTTTTTGATAGCCTCAGTGAGTACTAACAAGGAAAAATAGTTTTAGAAGGGAGAATAGAAAACTTCTAGAACTACAATGATAACTATATTGTCATGCATCATCTAATAACATTTCAGTCCAGAACAAATTGCATACATAACGTAGTTTCCATGGCTATACTACATAATCTAGGTGTATAGTACACTATACCATCTGGGATTGGGATTATACTCTCTGTTTACACAATGACAAAATAAGCTACACATTTTTTAGAACATATCCTTGTTTAAGCAACTCACGACTACACATTTAGCTCAGACAAACCTAATAGAAAAGTGATacagtatattttataaaataatttaattagttTATGATCTGTAACATGGTGATGCCTGCAATACATCCTAGGTTATCGTGGTGGGGAACCCAGCCAATACTAACTGCCTGACTGCCTCCAAGTCGGCGCCTTCCATCCCCAAGGAGAACTTCAGTTGCCTGACTCGTCTGGATCACAACCGAGCTAAAGCACAGGTAAGAAAAATGCCTTTTAAAAGCTGATGAATGTTTCTTTCACGTAGCTAGATCCCGGGAAAAGGAGCCGAGTTAGTAGTCGAGCTCATGTTTCACATATATGAGACTCTTGAGTCTGATGGCCAACCCATCCCATAtcattattatatacatataagtatttATATACAGAAGTGGAATCTTAGGTTCTGTTTAATAGGAAGCTATTTCAGTCCATTAGTCTTTTAATTTAGGACAAGAGATTGGACCTCCTAATCTCCTAATATATTTCATTTGCTAGctataattaaatatttctgaTGCCTTCATGTTACAGTTGTTAAAAATCAGTCACTACAGGTCAGGgatgttgctcagtggtagaggtcttaaatgccctgggtttgatccctggcatggaaTTTCTGGGGGTACGGGCGGGTACGGGGGGACCACAGATGCTAGTGTAGATCATTCacatgataataataattttaggttGGTTTCAGGGGCGGGGGCATGTGCAGCAGCTATAGTTTTGGGGattggtgccagaaattgaacttagggcctcacactatgctctaccactgaattaTTAACTAACAACTAAGCTATCAAACTCTAgactttttgctttttaattccAGTTTCAATTTTATGTCTTTATATTAATCtacataatctatttttttttctccaaatttcttacttttttgcTACTCAGCAGCAAATGCCACTACTTGGTTGCTAAATTTTATTTGACTGTCAAGTTTCCTTACCTAGTTGGAGCTCTAGGAATGTACCAAGGGATCTATCACCAGAATAACACAGTAGCTTTTCGAAGTTTAGAAATCCCACATGTCTGTGCTGGCTTCCTCGGAGGTCTCAGTGGCTTGTGGACATCACGACAAAGCAGTAATTTTCAGACATggcctcatttcttttctcttgttcctTTTCTGACCTCATCCACAACTATCTCCACTAGGTAGGGTTACGAAGttagttgggattttttttttcctagagggaaaaaaaattaattttgaggaAACTTTACCAAAAGATGATGTCaggtatttctttaaaaatcgcTGCCTTAATTTGAGAATTAATCATTTTTTAGGTATTGGGgaaggtggtgcccagggaaagagaaaataatttacttaCCGCCTACTATAAGCTGAAGACTTTAcatataatttatcatttaatttttataatggttGCTATTATCCCTACTTACAGTTACTAAACCTTAGTCCTAGAAAGATTAAGGAACCTCCTCAATTGTAAAGTTAGTAACTGATGGAATCACCTTAGGTTTCCTTGATTGCAAACCCTGTATATGTTCTTACAGAATGAGCTCAAGTAGACTAAATCCACTCATAGCTCAGTGATCTTGAGAAAGTATACTCATGCTATAGAATGGGATAATAACCTAATAAACATATCTCAAAGGGTAGTTATTTGGCTCAAATAAGATAAGGTCTATAGTaagtttctgttttggttttagaCCACATAGGGCAGAGGGCCACTTTCAGCTCCATGCcaggggatgctcctggcagtgcttcaggtaCATGCAGTCCCAGGGATTAGACATTAAGAAAATGCACTCTTGTCTATTAAACTATCTCCCCTGCCGTAGGTGAACTTTTATCACGATGCTTGTCAGCAAAGTCAACTCTAATCAAGACTGGctgagtgccagagagatagtacggaagctaaggagcttgccttgcatgtgaccagccctggtttgatccctcgtagtacatatggccctctgagctcagaggttgTCGTCATCCTCCCAACCTAGTCTCCTCAGAAAAAAAGATTGGCTATAACTTCTTTATTAATACTAGTCATGCAGGTTAACTTTGAGAAGAGGTACAGCTCCAAAATATCTCCTTAATATTCCAGCTAGAGGGTTATTAAATAACAGACTTAAGCTGCAAATATTCCCAAAGAGACTTAGGCTATGGAATAGGTTTTGTTCTTATTTAGCCAGTCTAATggctggggatgggtggggggggtgagaatATGAATGATTGAAGGCAGGAGATATAGATACTATAGACCATTTATGAAAGAAAGGGTATTATAGATGGGTGCCTTTGTGAATACTAGATTGCTACATGGTTACTTGGCTGctgcagagagaaaaagaaggatgaCACCAGCAGACTACCATTTTTTGCCATTTTGCCAGGACCTTCAGTGAAGAACGGCATTGGAAACTTCAGCTTCTCAGTATTTCACTGAGGGACACTTTTGTTTGAGTTTCTAAAGAGTTTTCCTTGTAGAGGCTAAAGTCTGAATGAGGAAAGATGGAAGAAGGAGCTAACTTGTCAAACTTTAGCATATGTCACATATTCCAGCAAACCAGTCTGGTACAGAGTGCTTCATTGAAGAGGCAGGGGCATTGCAGTCCCAAGGGCAGTCCCATCAGCCGTTAGGACTACATGTCACAGTGAACTTTAAGAGGCAGTTTCTTCCTCCTAATGAAAATTCTTTACCTAGTGAGAAACGGAAcaaacctccaaacaaaaacaaacaagattgtaATTTCTTGAGTATTTGAATGGCTACTATtctttcataatttgttttgGTCTCAGAGGACTTACTTATAGAGTGATGTTTATCATCTGCAGAAATCCCCTCTGTTTTTGCAGTGTTTTTGCAAAGCAATGCATGTATTTCTGCTGACGTGGTAATTTGTCGAAACCAGTCAGTTGATGTCAGGAAGAGGATAAAAGGGCTGAAGAATCAAAACTGCTTAGTGTATTGAGAGATTTGATTGTACCTAAAAGAGCAAGTAACTATTATCTTGATTTCATGTTAATTTAAGCTAACTCTGGCATGGCTGataattcagaaatgaaatcCTCTAAGTCCAAAGTAAATGGCTTTTGCCATTCAGGCACAATTGGATTGGAGATCAAAAAACAAGAGGAAGTGGGCAACAGGGATAAAGTAAATAAGAGTTTGCAAGGAAGCCTGCAGTGtcaggggctgagggtgggggtgcaTAGGCGTACTTTGTCTTGCTGTACTTTGAACTGTTCAAGTTGACATGCAGTGGACTTATGGAATCTAAGTTCTTGGTTATGCACATCCTTGGTTACTTGCCCACATATAAATTTCCCTTTATCTCTATGACGCCCACTTAATATCAGTAAAAACAATTAATCCAATTCTTTCAGGGTGTTACAAAGTGGAAAATAGTACTTATTGCATCCTATACTGTTTTATTCCAGTCGTTCAGCAAATTAATAGTCAAGGAACCAACCACTTGAGTTAATTTGGGAACCTTTTTATGTTAGTTAGTCCCAGTACTTGCAAACTTTGTATGAAGCAGAGATTAGATCAGATGTGACTGAAATTTGTTAACAAAGATTTTAAAGTTCTAGGCTTATTTTCTGTTGCCCATTTTAGGGTTTAAGAAGAGTCTCAACTTAGTTTAagacacataataaaataaacagcACAATTAATTAAACTTCATATTTCAGCAGTTTGtatattacttattttctttcatcttgaGTGATTCTGTGATAATAGATTTCTCTAGACATCATAGACAAGATGTAGAATTGTTTCATTACCCACCAAAGAAGAACTTCATGATGCCTCTTTATAAGTGCACCTTCTCTCTACTTTCTTAGGTCCTAACAACAATTTAGCTCTTCTCCtcgaaataattttattattttgaacttGTATAGTAATAGATTATGTGTTAAGAAACCTTTTAAGATtgcttccccagccccaccctgaccCCAATTTAATGTTCTTACTATCCTTCCATTGTTTCAATTTACCAAGTTCATTTAtccattcttttttcttcacCAGTTCTCTTTGGGGCTATATTTGCAATGACCTGTGGGATGGGTATTAATCTGATTATGGTGCTTTTATACTCAGCTGTAGTGTTGGCCCAGAGGTACACACTTAATATTAATACTTGCACGCATTCTCGATGAACATAGCACTACTGGCTACAGTGCAATATTGCTGACCTTTGTATAACTACAAGGCAGTAAGggtcctaaaattttttttttttttttttttttttttttttgctttttggatcacccctggccatgctcaggggaccatatgggatgctgggatttgaacccgggtcggccgcgtgcaaggcaggccgcgtgcaaggcaaacgccctacccgctgtgctatctctccagccccagggtcctAAAATTTTTACTGAACCTACACTATTAACTATTATAATCTTAGTGTTGCACGTATATTTATACTGTTTAGCGTTCTAAACTATGAGTTAAGTCCCTTCCAACTCCAAAACTTCCTATATAggattatttgaaatttatatgtagctttttataataaaaataccaCTTAGACATAgagaaaatgtgtaaatataaCTGTTCAGAAGTCCTGAAGAAACCTCTCCAAGTATTAATAAAACAAAGATCAGATTTGTATAGTCAAGTTGTATTACCTCTCATTTgatgctttatattttataaacctACTATACTAATAAGTTTATCACAGCTGTAGGATGCTTTTCATAGTCTACTTAAATATTCTGCCCCAATGTTTCAGGTTCCTGATTATATATTTTGGGGGCGGAAGGGTACAACAACTGACACTATAAGGGAttatgcctggcagggctcaagggactgtgtggggtgctggagaccagCCCCAacttagctgtgtgcaagataagcactctatccactgtactatcactccggcccccacggACTTTTTATATTGTAAGGGGATTTGCCAATTTGAAAGAAAAGGCATTTCTCTTAAGTATTTACTTTCTGTTTAAACTAGATTGCTCTTAAACTTGGCGTGACTTCCAATGATGTGAAGAATGTCATTATTTGGGGAAACCACTCCTCGACTCAGTATCCAGATGTTAACCATGCCAAGGTGAAACTGCAAGGAAAGGAAGTTGGTGTTTATGAAGCTATGAAAAATGACAGCTGGCTCAAAGGAGAATTTATCTCAGTAAGAAAACTATGGGAGCCCTTATAATAGCCAAGTGAAAAACTATTAAAAGACAGTCTGTGTCACTGACCTCTCCaaggggtgagggtgtggggaggaAAAATTGAAGGTGAGCAAGTCCACAACTGCTCTAGTAACTGCATGCTTTGGTGGGAGCTTAAGTTGGCCGTCATCTTTCCTGATCTGATTTGTTACTGCTACTGTCAAGATTGATGGTTAAAGTATCAAAATCCTGGCAAACTTTGGGTCATCCAATTATAAAAAAAGACCTATTTCTTTGAGTGTAGTAAGCGTTCTGTGGAAGTAGGTTTCTAGAttcttttgttgaaataatttAGTATGGCTGATTTGGCTGATTGCATGGTTAGGAGACCATGAAGTTTCTGTAGCCTTTCCCTACAATCAGCTGGAGGTTGGTGACAATCCAGCTGTTATGATCAAGTGATGTTGCTCTCTCCCTGCCTTCTTCCAGACTGTGCAGCAAAGAGGTGCTGCTGTGATCAAGGCTCGGAAACTCTCCAGTGCAATGTCTGCTGCAAAAGCCATCTGTGACCATGTCAGAGACATCTGGTTTGGAACCCCAGAGGTGAGGACTCGGGTTTTTATaggccatttttattttttgccctcTTTGCCAGTAATATTAAAATGCCTTATCAACTGAGTTAGGTTCATATCCTAACTCGGTTACCTTCAGGTTCTGTGACCTTGAAAATgttgttttggttgttgttggttttttatttttcaacctcTCTAAGCTGGTGTCATCTTTGGCATGACATTTACCTGGTAGCATTGTATGAGTGAGATGATATATGAAAAGCACCTAGCACAAATACATGGGTAATGTTTTTCAGTCTTAAAACCTATACAGAGCCATAATTCCTTTACTTATAAACGAGGCATTTGTTTCTGTGGCTTACTTCACATGAAAAGAGTAGAATGAGATGATACCCATGGAAGTAACCTTATCATGGAAGTGCTGAGTGATGATTCCTATATAGCAATGAAGTTCTCTGCATGTTAGGAAACTGTCACCTAGGTAATTTTATAAGTTCATGTGTTGTTTGTGTAGCAATCTCTAAGTACCCTGGAAACAAAACATTGTTGTTTTCAGGGAGAATTTGTGTCCATGGGCATAATCTCTGATGGCAACTCCTATGGTGTTCCCGATGACCTGCTCTACTCATTCCCTGTTACAATCAAGGTAGGTTATTTGGAGAATgattgctcttctctctctcctaatgggaaattattttcacatttatgctttttaaaaataatttttaaattaaaatataggtaacatggttacaatagtgttaacatttatattgttgatgtacaaagttactgccccTTCACTTCCACTTGACATGCCCAAGACCATCCACAACTGTCCCTCTGTCCATGTCTTCATCCGCCAACACTCCCACCCCACTACCTTCCCACTATTTGGTAATATGAGTTTTGTGTTCCAAGGGCAAGGTTTTGTCATTATTCAATGCTGTTTGTTCCCTCTTTGGTCTAGAAAGTAACTAACTTAATCTTGAAAGTTGTTCCTTTgctaaatttaatgtttttcacaGCTTTAAAACTGTATATAACATAACTTAAAGTAATTAAAAGATTAAAGTTACTTGCAGAGCAAGATTAAACTCTTCCCACAAGGCCCATTATATTGTGCCCTAAACTGAATGTCTGTGATTGGGGTcttggggttttgggttttgttttgaagccacacccagcagtgcttaggagttactcctggctctgcactcagggttcactcctggtggacttgggaggaccatatggggtactggggataaaaACTGGGtctgctacttgcaaggcaagtgccttaaccactgtgttATCTGTCTATCCCAAGAATACCTGTGAATTGTATCTTCCAAGTGAAGCAGTATTTTAAATACTGCTGTTCTTTATTGTAATCCCACTAAAGATGGTAGTTATTTGTATCCATTCATTAAAACCCactaaaagattttttattgtaATCCCACTAAAGATGGTAGTTATTTGTATCCATTCATTAAAACctactgaaagatttttttcctagatTCAGTGAGTTTTATTAAGAATTGGATTTATCTTCTTTGAAATCGTATTTTAAAACTGGAATTCCTTTAAAGTTCAGGAACTGGGGAGAATAAGTCAAAAGTACTGATGACCTGCTCCTCAAGCCCATTTTCTCCCTTAAGCACAAATCTCACTTGCTGGTATCAACATTTCTTTGCTGgcctttttcctctctggagaaccCTGTGTTCACTCTTGAACATGTACCTCTCCCTTTCTAtcctttcacatctttctaaataagtttcagttaAAAACTTCCCTGCTTCTCTTACACACATGCGCtcgctcatacacacacacgcacacatgcatgcacgcacacatgcacgcaaacAGCACAGCACTGAAATACTGGTACCGATACTTTGTGTACTGGAGTCTCATGTTCAGTCCCTtcagcacagcagggagtgacacaaaaataaaatgtacccaAAAAGTTCTGATTAAATTATTGCTTGCTCAAAGATCATTTCTAGTTTAATTGTAAAATTcttgttataattattttcaaacagAATAAGACCTGGAAGGTTGTTGAAGGTCTCCCTATTAACGATTTCTCCCGTGAGAAGATGGAGCTTACTGCAAAGGAActgacagaagaaaaagaaactgcttTTGAATTTCTTTCCTCTGCCTGACTAGACAATCGTTTCGATTTCAATCATGTTACTAATTGCCCCAAAGTTGAAGAATCTAAATGTCGTCTTTGATTCTagtaccaaataataataatgctataCTTAGATTTCTTGTGAAAAAAACGAAAAACACACTTTAAAGATTGTGAGCTTCCTGGTACAAATTTGTGACAGTTTATCATCATGCTGTTAGTGCTGCattctaaataaaatgtgtgttcAAGTGAAAATGAATCAGACTCTTAACTCCTAACATTTAAATTCTAATCAGCAACAAGCTTGCATCTTTACCATCTTACCTAAgggcttttgatttttatttttaaacttagaaagagggaaaataaatgaaacagtgTAAGGTAAAGCAGAGTTCTCTTAGAGTACAAAAATCTGTCGCACGATAATATACTTCAAGTtattttgaggccagagagacagtacagcaagtagggtgtttgccttgcttgcagtggACCggagttcaatgcccagcatgctatatggttctccaagcactgccaggagagattcctgagtgcagagtcaggtgtaatattgccagatgtggtcttaaaacaaacaaaaaatatgtttgttttcCCCAAAGATTTAAGGAGACTTCTACCCTTATTATTGTACACATTACATATAACATCCTCAATATCATAAAACTCTTTGGACCTAATGCACTTCTTCACAAGTGTTTAAATATTTGGCTGgatttgttgttttaaattatcTGTTACatttcatatcactgtatcactgttatctcgttgcttgtccatttactcgagcagacaccagtaacatctctattacactcaaccctgagattttagcagcctctccttatt contains these protein-coding regions:
- the MDH1 gene encoding malate dehydrogenase, cytoplasmic, yielding MSEPVRVLVTGAAGQIAYSLLYSIGNGSVFGKDQPIILVLLDITPMMGVLEGVLMELQDCALPLLKDVIATDKEEVAFKDLDVAILVGSMPRRDGMERKDLLKANVKIFKCQGAALDKYAKKSVKVIVVGNPANTNCLTASKSAPSIPKENFSCLTRLDHNRAKAQIALKLGVTSNDVKNVIIWGNHSSTQYPDVNHAKVKLQGKEVGVYEAMKNDSWLKGEFISTVQQRGAAVIKARKLSSAMSAAKAICDHVRDIWFGTPEGEFVSMGIISDGNSYGVPDDLLYSFPVTIKNKTWKVVEGLPINDFSREKMELTAKELTEEKETAFEFLSSA